The DNA segment TGTCTTTTTCGGGGATGATGAGATACTCGGTGCCGTCAATCTTGACTTCGCTTCCCGAGTATTTACGATAGAGCACGCGGTCGCCAACTTTGACGCCCATCGCGAGCTTGGTGCCGTTGTCGAGCGTGCGGCCACTTCCGGCCGCCCGGATCACGCCCTCTTGGGGCTTTTCCTTGGCGGTGTCGGGGAGGAACACGCCACCGGACGTGACGTCCTCTTGCTCGACGTGCTCGATAACGACGTTATCGTGCAAAGGCTTGAGATTCACAGAAAACCTCCAACAGCTAATACAGAGTCTGAGACGTTAGCACTCTCAGCGCGAGAGCGCTAGCCGTGCTATATTAGCAAACTCTGTAGGGGACTGCAACCCTTCGACTCCGCCCTGTAGGCGCAATTCAGAGATGTCCCCGATTGAGCAAAGCAGAGATGTCCCCTTAAGGGCCAAGGGCTTCCGACATGGAGCTTGTTACCTTGACCACCAAGGAAATTCACCGCCTGGAGGTCCTTCAGGCACTCGCCGCCGGCAGGCTGCAACAGGCCGAGGCGGCCCGGGCATTGCAGCTCTCGGTGCGCCAGGTCAAGCGGCTATGGCGCCGACACCGGACCGGTGGCGCCAGCGC comes from the Candidatus Baltobacteraceae bacterium genome and includes:
- the groES gene encoding co-chaperone GroES; protein product: MNLKPLHDNVVIEHVEQEDVTSGGVFLPDTAKEKPQEGVIRAAGSGRTLDNGTKLAMGVKVGDRVLYRKYSGSEVKIDGTEYLIIPEKDILAIVDKVPAHA